Proteins encoded in a region of the Shewanella polaris genome:
- the rpsG gene encoding 30S ribosomal protein S7 encodes MPRRRVVGQRKILPDPKFHSELLAKFINVIMQDGKKSTAEKIIYKALDVVAEKKSENHLSILEAALDNVRPSVEVKSRRVGGSTYQVPCEVRPVRRNALAMRWLVEAARKRGEKSMALRLAGEMLDASDNKGTAVKKREDVHRMAEANKAFAHYRW; translated from the coding sequence ATGCCAAGACGTCGCGTTGTAGGACAACGTAAAATCCTACCAGATCCAAAGTTTCACAGTGAGTTGTTGGCTAAGTTCATCAACGTCATCATGCAGGACGGCAAAAAGTCGACTGCAGAAAAAATTATTTACAAGGCACTAGATGTTGTCGCTGAAAAGAAAAGCGAAAATCATTTAAGTATCCTTGAAGCAGCTCTTGATAACGTTCGCCCATCAGTCGAAGTTAAATCTCGTCGTGTTGGTGGTTCTACTTATCAAGTACCATGTGAAGTTCGTCCTGTGCGTCGTAACGCACTAGCGATGCGCTGGTTAGTTGAAGCTGCTCGCAAACGTGGTGAAAAATCTATGGCTTTACGTCTAGCAGGTGAAATGCTAGATGCGTCTGACAACAAAGGTACTGCGGTTAAGAAGCGTGAAGACGTGCATCGCATGGCTGAAGCTAACAAAGCCTTCGCCCATTACCGTTGGTAA